A region of the Oscarella lobularis chromosome 17, ooOscLobu1.1, whole genome shotgun sequence genome:
aaactttgattctacccgactgaatattaaattgagggcctaaactttgattcgaagagcccaaatattaaattgagggcctaaactttgactctaagagactgaattttaaattgagggcctaaactttgattctaagggcctaaatattaaattgagggcctaaactttgattcgaagagcccaaatattaaattgagggcctaaactttgactctaagggcctaaatattaaattgagggcctaaactttgattcttaggtcTTAAATATTaacataataataatagaaaGGAGTCTTACTCTCTTGTGAAGTTGCTGTTGCACTTGTTGCTGATGTTTTGAAACTTGGCGTTGATAGTTGGCCAGTTTGTTCGTATCCTGGACGATCTCTTCAATGCCCTCCATCAGGAGATGAACATTCTTTTCCAAGACAGCACTAAAATACGCATGggattcattaattaattaaacgcatTAAAATTAAGTGTTACCTTGTTCCGAGGCCTAGAAAATCGTTGGGAACGTCCTgtgattcttcttcttcgcccaTTTCCAAAAGGAAGGCGCGTATGAGATGGGAATTTTTTATTACGAGCGAAACTTCCTCGAATAGTCTTTCGAAGCTCAAACCACTCTTGTTAAAACTATggggaaaaagaaaaaaaatcaactaaGATAGtacaataataaataaaaatatagaTTACTTTTCGAGAGAGAGCTCCTGAGCTTCTTTGCTCAACGCCATAAAATCGGCAGACAAGCGATACGCCTTGAGACTCAAACAACCCTGACGAGTCCGCAAAggatctaaaaaaattaaacaataaGATTAAGAATTATGTGATCACCTGCCTACTCCCCCACCGTATAAAAGGACAATGGATTCTTCTATGGATTTCTGATAGTTCAGTTGAGACTCGACCAGCGTCTTATTCAAACTCGAGCGAACGAACGTGGACTGATACCAGCCGACTTGCATGTGATCGACGTTCACTTCGCGTAGCAATCGCATCATCTCCATCTGATAGTCACgcactgagaaaaaaaacacctAAACTTAGACAatatatactgtacctgTACTATATATTACACATAGAGCGGACTACGTAACTCTATCTTCGATTTCAAGACTCCAGACACTCGTTTcgtatttttcttcttatttttttaccttgagccgagtcgtcgtcatcatcgtcgcctCGTGGCGAGGGAAACGGAAAGCAATTCGTtatttcgagtcgtttcgcTCCCTCGTCGATGAGACCGACTAGGACGCCCTGAACGAGTTCGGGGCCGCCTCCTTCTTGCTCGCAATGTTGAATGATTTTCAGGACCACCTGAAAAGAGGCCTCACCTTCGACAAGAAAAATCCAAGAACGACTTACGAGACCGTCGACTTGAATACTTTCTATCGGAACGCCGATCGTCATTCCAGAGGATCCAGCCATCGCGTTTTCAGCGTTTGGGAGTCGAACGCTCAATGCGCATGCGTTTGCCGCCAACTCGTGTTTTCGTCTCTCATTCTGCGCCGAAATGCTGTTTTCCTATCGCTATCTCAAGGAGGAGCACTTTCGCGGCTTCGACAAGTACAAGGTAAGTGCGCCGGCAGCGAAAAACGCACCAATTCTGCAGCCGCGTCCGTTTTGCTTCGTAGTACAGCGCAATCGACACGTCCCCGCTCTCCACGTACGTCATGCACCCATTCTGGAACGCTGCAGTCAACGTGAGAACTCTCCTCGCCTCtacaatagaaaaagaaaaaatgtaCCGCTCTGTGCACGTGACCCCAACTAGATATTTCCCACGTGGGTGGCTCCGAATCTTTTGACGTTCGTCGGCTGGTTTTATCTCATAATCATCTACGCGCTCCTCACCTATTACGATCCCGATTTCCatacgacgtcgaatgaCTTGGGAATCGTTCGACCTCCCATTCCCTCGTGGGTCTACGTCGCGTGCGCTCTCCTGCACTTTCTCTCGCACACCTTCGACGGAATCGACGGAAAACAGGCGAGACGAACCCGTTCGAGCTCGGCACTAGGTGAAAGCAAAATCaatacttttaattaattaattttattgattttctctcttgAGGCGAGTTGTTCGATCACGGTCTCGATAGTTTGACCGTGTGGCTCATAACGACTCAGATGTATTCCATTGCGGGAACGGGTACCGCGTGGAGCGTCACGCCGTTTTGGATGCTTCTCGTTCTCCAATGGGCAATGATCGGTTTCTACGTTTGTCATTGGGAAAAATACATTACGGGTGTTCTCTATCTTCCCTGGTCGTATGATTTGGTTCAACTGGTACatataataattaatgtTATTGGTATTGATTTTGTCTGTAAGGGCACTCTTGGGATGTATATTGGTGCCGCGATATATGGCAATGAAACGCTTCACTTCTACGTTATTTCATCGCTGGGAATAACGTTTTCGAAGGCCTTTGCCATAACCGTCTTTGGTCAGAGAGTAGAAtcaaaataatcaattgattattgattaatcTATTTAGTTTCTACGTTCGCCTTTAGTATCCCCTGCAGCCTATGGAACATTTACCTGTTCGTATATCCATACATTATATTatgtaatttttttcctctcaGGTCATACAAAGAGAAGACTTTGAAGCAGACGTCTCTTACCGAACAACTTGCCCCTGGCAGTGTTCTAACACTGTCGCTTCTATTTCCCTTAATCTGGACACTCACGTCTCCCGCTGACATAATAAACACCGAGACCCGATGGATCTATTGGCTTCAGGGAATTCTCTACTCCAACGGAATCGTATAAAATTATTAGCATTTGGGATATTTAGAAATTTCGGTGCTTTTTTTTAGTGTCGATTGATTGTCAGTCaaatgtcgtcgacgcagtGCAATCGTTGGAATTGGATGATAGCTCCGTTTATCATCGTACTTCCGGCCGTATATCAGGGTATGTTGAACGAGGTGCTCGCATTGAAAGTGTACGCGATCTGCGTCACTCTACTTCATTTACACTACGGGGTGTGCGTGGTAAGTCCACCACCGTCACcacaaaaaattcaattaattaattctatttattttttaggtgagACAGTTGTGCGATCACTTGAAAATTAACTGTTTTTCGATTCCGCCTGTGACTATTCGTAAATGAGTTATAGTTATTATTCGTCGGTTTTTTTAGTTATTTAATCGGGTGTTCGTCGCGAATGGGATAAAATTGTGTTTCCTTAGTTTACAGTGTCTACAGGAACGTCATCGCGTAGCGTGCGTTATGGCGTCAACCGAAACGTCTCCTTTGAACGTCGAAGAGCTCAACGTGACGTCggccgttctcgtcgccgccgcgcatCACTACGGCCAAGCGTGTcgcgtcgagaacgacgcgTTTATGAAGTGTAGgcaggagaaaaaagatccGCGCGCTTGTTTAGAAGAGGGGCGCCGGGTCACTCAATGCGCCATTAAATTGTGAGTCGCGAGGCGCGTCGGGAAAgccgatcgcgtcgacgtaaCGGGGGGGAATTGATCGGCTTTTCGACGATACCGTAACATTTAGACTACCGTAACATTTAGACTACCGTAAAGCTAAATTTTGCAGTTTTCGGTCGCTGAAAGCGAAATGCAACGACGAATTCACGTCGTATTGGACGTGCCTCGATTTCAACAATCAAAACTACCAAGAATGTCGCAAAGCGGAAAAATCATTCAACGCATGCGCCAAGGAGAAACTGGTACTCGAAATTAAAATTAGGGATTTTCCTCTAGCGATCCGGGCTCTTTCGCGTAGGGAATAGAAAAACCGGAAATCAAGTAGATGTACTgactgtatgtatgtatgtatgtatgtatgacttgggaatttttttgtccTTTAATCGGTTTTATTGATTGTGTTATCGTGCATATGGTTTCCTCCCTCTACGACTCACGATTCCATTAGCTCTTCGGCATCGTTGCTCGTGTGCACGCCTTCCTTGTCCACAGTGTGAACATTGAACTTGGGCAAATTGATGACCAGACGCTTCTGGACCTTTAGGGGAGGGAGGAAGGGAGGCGCTTGGGATCGTCGCGAAAACACTTTGCCTATGACCAACTTACTTCAGCTATGCACTTTTTTATAATACCAATAGCCTCCTCTTTCGTGAGATCTAATGAAAATGATACATGCAGCTAGAGTGGTATCACTGGGGGAACTCCAATCCACACTAAAATCCccctaataataatacagCTACAGTGGGTACCACTTGGGGAAAGGATCTAATCTCTACTATCTTTCTACTAGAGGACTCTGTGGAAAAGCGACACCCACTTACCTTCTCTATAATGCCTATCCATTATGCTAAGCGTCATGTAGGAGGCATAGCCATGAGCAGCATAGGGAACCTTGTACGAAAACAAGTCGTCTCTCTGATATTCTTCCCTTTTGCTGAGGAGAAGCTCACCTTGTCCATCGTTCCTAGATAGTCCATAAAATAGAGAGCAGCGCCATCGTGCTCGTCATAGCCTCCAATGAGCATATCAACTTGATACGGACCCTaaaaatttcgtcgattaattactaattaattattcaattaGTTTTTGCTGACTTCTCGTAGGGCCTTGGCTAGATTCTGTCGAGTGAAACTAGCCGCGGCGTGAGGACTGAGCGAGtatcctaaaagaaaatcgttGTTTCGTAAACCAAAGTTACGGAcgtttattttttcctttttccttaCCGTGTCGTATCTTGTAAAGTTGAACGTTCCTCTGAATCAACTCTCCAAACGTCGTTGTGTCGCCCGGAGCTCCGCTAACGACCATCGCAAGGCGATCGTCCATTTGAAACATCTTGTTGACGTctagagaaaagaattgcATGAGAAGGGGCCCCCTCGCGCTGCAGGGCTCTTACCATCTTTGATAACGATAATGCTGTGACTCGCCATGCTGTCCGACGCGAAGACAACGAAGTCTTTGCCGGCAATTCCCAACAAGCATTCCATGTCGAAAAAAGGGGACGCACGCTAACCTCAATAGGTTGGGCCATACAGATGACGTGTAATTCGTGAAGTTAACAAGAAATAAACACTCAACAAAACCGCAATCACTGAAAAACAATACAAACACCAAAAAAACGTCCAGAGACAAAAAATTCCATTTTCAAACCATTGAGCTTAGTTCTGCACTAACCTACTTTTCTTCTGCCTTTGGCCCTTTACCAGAAGGAGATCTAACAGGAAGGTGCGATTTAGGACCACCAGACGTTTTCCTGAccgtcgtagtcgtcgtagtcgtcgtttttcctccATGAGAtcgactcgttttcgacgtcacagtagTCGATTTCCCGTTCGCCTTcgcagtcgccgtcgccgtcgcctcccGCGACGTCTCATCCTCATCGTCATCCAACGTCTCTCCCTTCCGAATAATCGTCTTCACGACGGGACCGCGTCGCGTaacgatcgtcttcgtcgacccGCCGACCTCAaccggcgacgaatcgtGAACAATCGTCTTCTTGACGACCGTTTTCTTCTGATGCACAATCGTCTTCCCGTCGACTTCCGTCGGCGAGTCGTCGCGAATGACGGT
Encoded here:
- the LOC136197393 gene encoding eukaryotic translation initiation factor 3 subunit H-like; translation: MAGSSGMTIGVPIESIQVDGLVVLKIIQHCEQEGGGPELVQGVLVGLIDEGAKRLEITNCFPFPSPRGDDDDDDSAQVRDYQMEMMRLLREVNVDHMQVGWYQSTFVRSSLNKTLVESQLNYQKSIEESIVLLYDPLRTRQGCLSLKAYRLSADFMALSKEAQELSLENFNKSGLSFERLFEEVSLVIKNSHLIRAFLLEMGEEEESQDVPNDFLGLGTSAVLEKNVHLLMEGIEEIVQDTNKLANYQRQVSKHQQQVQQQLHKRQQENTSRAQRGEDPLPEEDVGKLPKAPQCPSRLESLLMSRQVDGYCREVNQFASQSFGKLFLAKSLQEM
- the LOC136197392 gene encoding ethanolaminephosphotransferase 1-like, producing MLFSYRYLKEEHFRGFDKYKYSAIDTSPLSTYVMHPFWNAAVNIFPTWVAPNLLTFVGWFYLIIIYALLTYYDPDFHTTSNDLGIVRPPIPSWVYVACALLHFLSHTFDGIDGKQARRTRSSSALGELFDHGLDSLTVWLITTQMYSIAGTGTAWSVTPFWMLLVLQWAMIGFYVCHWEKYITGVLYLPWSYDLVQLGTLGMYIGAAIYGNETLHFYVISSLGITFSKAFAITVFVSTFAFSIPCSLWNIYLSYKEKTLKQTSLTEQLAPGSVLTLSLLFPLIWTLTSPADIINTETRWIYWLQGILYSNGICRLIVSQMSSTQCNRWNWMIAPFIIVLPAVYQGMLNEVLALKVYAICVTLLHLHYGVCVVRQLCDHLKINCFSIPPVTIRK
- the LOC136197398 gene encoding NADH dehydrogenase [ubiquinone] 1 alpha subcomplex subunit 8-like, coding for MASTETSPLNVEELNVTSAVLVAAAHHYGQACRVENDAFMKCRQEKKDPRACLEEGRRVTQCAIKFFRSLKAKCNDEFTSYWTCLDFNNQNYQECRKAEKSFNACAKEKLGIEKPEIK
- the LOC136197394 gene encoding proteasome subunit beta type-2-like; its protein translation is MECLLGIAGKDFVVFASDSMASHSIIVIKDDVNKMFQMDDRLAMVVSGAPGDTTTFGELIQRNVQLYKIRHGYSLSPHAAASFTRQNLAKALREGPYQVDMLIGGYDEHDGAALYFMDYLGTMDKVPYAAHGYASYMTLSIMDRHYREDLTKEEAIGIIKKCIAEVQKRLVINLPKFNVHTVDKEGVHTSNDAEELMES